The Primulina huaijiensis isolate GDHJ02 unplaced genomic scaffold, ASM1229523v2 scaffold207350, whole genome shotgun sequence DNA segment GACTTTGATGTTCATACAGTTTTCTTTAATGATTGCTTCTTGTTTCATTACAGCTCCGGTTTTTAGAAGGCCTTCTGTTCTGCCTGCGATTCATCATCAATATTTACAAACTCAGGTTAGTTTGTTTACTCTCCAATATAATTTTGAGCTTTTTTTGGCAGACTTTAAATGTTAATGTTTAGAATTAGCATGTCATTCACAACTATGTTGTGTAGGCGATATATGGCAAGGTGAGAACTTGAGCTAGAATTGTGCATGTTGTTTGGCTAGAATATATGAAGGTCATGATGAAGTCTGCACAAATAGATGGAAAAAGGTGTTGAAGCTGTATGAAACCCCgtactttttccttttttatggTTTCTTTCCAGACAGTAATATGGAATCAAGTAGCTATACATAACAGAGTCCGAGGAAAATGTAGATATCCATTGGTGTAAAAAATCTGAGGCTTCTAACAGtataataaaaaagatatgcGCGAAGGACTAGGAAAAATTTGTAGTTCTTTTAGGTTTTCCTTGTGTCCCAAGAGAAAGTAATCACATGGGACAGGGCGGGTACTATCGTTCATCATGTCCGTGCAGACAAGGTTGTTCTTTGTGCTTTGCATTTTCAACCATTTAAATCTGGCATTATGACTTTCTGTTGTCCGTTTTATGTTCTTTCTGTTTAACAGTGTGGGATTGGGTACCAGAGAGATGAATTATTTAGCACTGCAGCAGCTACACTGGATTCCGATGAAGGAAATGAAACAGAGCAAAAGTAAGTCTTTCAAGCACAGCAAGTGCAGCATCAAAACTTTTACCCTCCTTTCCGTTTCTTCATATAGGACTAAGAAAACCCTCATTGGTGCTCTTGAATTAAGGGGAATAATGTTTGTATTCATGCAAgcaattttcaatattttgttgtACAGAAAATAGTAGAAGTGCCAAGGAGTTCGTCCATATTCTTGTGAAGAACAATACTCAACAATAATCTGTCTAATATTTCATTGAATTTATTTGTTGTTGTCAGGCATAATCTGTCTAAAATCTTCAGTCTTCACTAGAAACATTTTTTTCCAACTGCCAATGGTATGTACCTGGTAATGTTGCTCGAAACTGCTATCAACTGTGTAGAATTGACGCCTCAGGGTGCAGAAACCTGATATACCAATCATGCATATGACGTTAAAAGCTGACATACATGTGGAGTTccatatatgattttatttttttcctcatTTCCACTGCAGGATAACCGTAACATTTGTTGACAAGGATGGAGAAGAGACGAATATTAAGGTCCCAGTTGGAATGTCGATGCTGGAAGCTGCTCACGAGAATGATTTAGATCTTGAAGGTAAACTGGGAATTTTAGATTTTTGTAGTTCCTGAACTCGTTAACCTTGGTGGATGTTTGCTCACAGTATTTCAATCGCAAGTCAAGTGCTAATTCAGTTTGATTTCTAAATTGTGATGGAATTACTTGACGTGGAGATTTGCAAGTCCTGTCATCTCAGGA contains these protein-coding regions:
- the LOC140966608 gene encoding adrenodoxin-like protein 2, mitochondrial; translation: LKNMFVSRFYRLGSYAVQRLVKAPVFRRPSVLPAIHHQYLQTQAIYGKCGIGYQRDELFSTAAATLDSDEGNETEQKITVTFVDKDGEETNIKVPVGMSMLEAAHENDLDLE